The Mesoterricola silvestris sequence CACGCCGAGGCCCGCACCGCGCGGCTGGAGGGGGGGGAGGTGGATCTCCTCCTGGAACCCATCCGGCCCCCCGTGGCCCTGTGGGTCTTCGGCGCCGGCGAACACGCCATGCCCCTCTTCCGGCTCGCCAAGGGCCTGGGCTGGTTCCTGGGGCTGGCCGACCACCGCCCCGGCCTGGCCACCGCCGCCCGCTTCCCCGAGGCCAACCGCATCGTCGTGGGCCACCCGCCCGATTCCCTGCAAGCCATCCCCTTCGACGCCCGCACCGCCGCCCTGGTGGTGAGCCACGTGTACGAGGCGGACAAGGCCGCCCTGGCCGCGTTCCTGAAGGCGCCCCTGGGCTACGTGGGCCTCCAGGGCAACCGCCGGCGCAGCGAGCGCATCCTCCGGGAACTGGAGGAGGAGGACGGCCCCCTCACCGAGGAAGCCCGCTCCCTCCTGCACTACCCCGCCGGGCTGGACATCGGCGCCGAATCGCCCGAGCTCATCGCCCTTTCCATGATCAGCGAAGTGCAGGCGTCCCTGGCCGGCAGGCCCGGCCTGCCCCTGCGCCAATGGCAGGGCCCGATCCACCCGCGCTGAGCCCCCGGGAACCTTCCGGGATCCTTTTCCACTCGTCCACTGGAGCCGCCCCTGGAATGCGGGCCGGCCACCGGGAGGGCCATGGACGAGCGTTCGCCCCATCTGTTCCGGGCCCAGGCGCTGGAGCACCACCTGGGCGGCGAGGAGGGCCGGGGGCTGATCCGGGTGTCCCCGCCCTGGAGCTGGGCCCTGCTGCTGGTGTTCCTTTCGGCCTTCGGTACCGCGCTGCTGGCCGCCTTCCTGGGGCGGGTGGAGGTGAACGGCCGGGCCCGGGCCATCCTGCGTCCCCGCACGGGCATCCGGGTGGTCATCGCCAAGGTGGACGGCACCGTCGGCCAGGTGGAGGCGCGCTCGGGCCAGCAGGTCCGGGCGGGCACGGTGCTGGCGCGGCTGGAGGCGCCTCCGGTGCAGGCCCAGCTGCTGGAAGCCCGCCGCCAGGTGGAGGCGGTCCACCTTCACTTCCGGGCCACGGCCGCCCGCCAGGACCAGGGCTATGCCGAACAGGTGCGAAGACTGACCGGGCGCATGGCCGGCCTCGGGGAGCAGCGCCGGAGCCAGCGCCAGTCCGTGGCGGCCCTGGAACTTAACCTCAAGCGCTGCCTCATTCTGGAAGGGGAGGGCATCCTGAGCCCCGCCCGGGCCGACGAGGCCCGGGAGGCCCTTGCCCAGGCCCAGCGCCAGCTCAGCCAGTCGGACCAGGCCCTGGAGCTGGCCTCCCAGGAGCGGGCCGCGCTGGAAAACAGCCGCCAGGACAACCTCTGGCAGCGCCGGCAGACCATCCAAAATGCGGAGGTGCGGGCGGAGGCGCTGGGCTTCCTGCTGGGCCAGACCCGGCTGGAGGCCCCGGAGGACGGCCAGGTGGAGGCGATGCTGGTGAAGCCCGGCGAAGGGGTCCGGGCCGGCCAGGCCCTGTGCAAGCTCATTCCCCGGGGCGCCCCGCTGGAAGTGGTCGCCTTCCTGCCCGAGAAGGACCGGGCCTTCGTGCGCCCGGGAGACGAGGTGCGCCTCGAGCTGGACCAGCTGCCCTACGCGGAATACGGCACCCTCCGGGGCCGGGTGGAGCGCATCAGCGAGGACCTGGCGTCGGGCTTCGAGATCCAGGAGGCCCTGGGCGACACGACCTTCCCCGGCCTCCCGGTCTTCCGGGTGGAGGTGCGGCTCACCGACACCCAGGCCGTGCTCCGGGCCGGGGTTCCCTTGCGTTCGGGCATGCTGATGAACGCCCGCTTCACC is a genomic window containing:
- a CDS encoding HlyD family secretion protein; translation: MDERSPHLFRAQALEHHLGGEEGRGLIRVSPPWSWALLLVFLSAFGTALLAAFLGRVEVNGRARAILRPRTGIRVVIAKVDGTVGQVEARSGQQVRAGTVLARLEAPPVQAQLLEARRQVEAVHLHFRATAARQDQGYAEQVRRLTGRMAGLGEQRRSQRQSVAALELNLKRCLILEGEGILSPARADEAREALAQAQRQLSQSDQALELASQERAALENSRQDNLWQRRQTIQNAEVRAEALGFLLGQTRLEAPEDGQVEAMLVKPGEGVRAGQALCKLIPRGAPLEVVAFLPEKDRAFVRPGDEVRLELDQLPYAEYGTLRGRVERISEDLASGFEIQEALGDTTFPGLPVFRVEVRLTDTQAVLRAGVPLRSGMLMNARFTLRRQRPITLVLDPLRKWLR
- a CDS encoding XdhC family protein; this encodes MRGPGEIAAALRSLAEPSALATLVRTKGSSYRKPGARMVFHPGGLQQGGISAGCMETDVKERVAAVLESRHPLLVTFDLGSEIDLIWGTGMGCAGRAEVLLERMEPGQVPPWLEHAERLARERGSGLLATVFGTRGEVPAAPGDRFLFEGDRSLLPAPPALEAALRTPPAHAEARTARLEGGEVDLLLEPIRPPVALWVFGAGEHAMPLFRLAKGLGWFLGLADHRPGLATAARFPEANRIVVGHPPDSLQAIPFDARTAALVVSHVYEADKAALAAFLKAPLGYVGLQGNRRRSERILRELEEEDGPLTEEARSLLHYPAGLDIGAESPELIALSMISEVQASLAGRPGLPLRQWQGPIHPR